The Telopea speciosissima isolate NSW1024214 ecotype Mountain lineage chromosome 11, Tspe_v1, whole genome shotgun sequence genome includes the window ggatgtaaacggatcggattcagcttggatagtgctatatctgcatccgcatccgattagctttcggacggatttggatagtgctaaacggatacggacacggatacggatcggatattttatccgtttacatgtaaatatagcttttctaATAGCTATAggctatccgtatccgtatccgtttagctttcagacggattcggatagtgctaaacagatatggacacggatacggaaacggatttcggctattcatttacatccctacatgtGAGGGATGAGGAGTTTTAGACAAGGATGAAAACAAATTAGACTAACCAGTCATATGATTAGAGGCACTAGAATCAATAACCCAAGAGGAATAGGAAAAAATGGTAAGAAGCGTAATGGTACTTGAATGGGCCAGTGTAACAGTAGAGGAGGAAGTGGATGACTCAATTTGCTGGACACGCTTTAGTAACTGAGTGACCAGAACATCACAAGACGAAGACCCTAATTTATTAACTTCAGATGAAGTAGCAGGTTTAGTGTCAGTAGACGCTACCACGTAAGAATTCCCATCAGACACTACTACATTGGACATCTGTTGTGCCCACTGAGGTTTGCCATAGTTAGCCCAACATTTATCTACTGTATGATTAAGGTTGCCACAATGTCAGCACGGCCAGATAGGCTGATCAGTCTGCTGGCCACCTTGAACACCTGTGACCATGTCCTCATCCTCCACCTGAATCACGACCTTTACTAGGAAAGCTAGAGCCACAATCATGACCCCCATTACCAGTAATGAATGCAGAGCTTTCCTTGGAATAGGAGGATGAGACAACTCTGGAATATGAGTGAGAGAGACAATACGTTCAACGTGGCAGAATGCCTCATTCATAGAAGGTACCCTTTCACCAGCAAGTAGTGGGCCTTCAACTAGATGTAGATCTGAATTCAACCCAGACAAAATTTTTGCATTTGGGTCTATAACCCCATTGATTGAGTTGTCCCATTTGTGGGTTTGTAGGCTTCACCTACTCCTGTTGTTGTTCTTCTATATGTTTGGATTTGTTTAATCTTAACTATAAATTTTTCTTGTTATCTGTCCAgcaaaaaaagagaataatgTTTTGGGAAAGATTGGGGATTTAATGGTGAATTAGGTACAGCTGTAGTGGTCCAATCTATTGATATTATGGCTCACACCTgttcttatttttctctatGATGATCAAAGGATTTGCTCAAGTTTCCTTAAGTACCTTGATGATTTGCTTTTTTGTTTCACTACTGTCATCAAACTCTAATCAGTTTCTTACTTTCCCTGTTCTATCATATTTGTGGTTTTTTGCTTACCTATGAACATATTGGATGTTCATTTTCATGTTCAGTTGGATTCCAACAGATGCTTCTGttatatctctaaatgaatCTTGTGGTTTTGCCAACTGCCAAGGAAATTTGAAAATGAGTTGACTTGCTTGGTTTTGAAAATGGATATATTCTTCCcagaagttaaaaaaaacaagagaaaaagggggggagagagatgcAGTGACTTTCCTCAAGTCCCTATCTGGAGAGTAGGAGAGTAAAGGTGTTTGGGTTGACGTATATTTTGAAGCTACCAGCAGCTCTTTTTGGATTAGTTGGCCTAATTGTTTCTTACCTTGTGTCCATTGCAGTCCAGGATGGGGTTGCGCCCCCACCTCTtgttaaatgaaaagaaaagctCAGTTTATCTATGCAAATGATCCATGTCCTGATATTCCTTCTTTTGGCCACTGCAGTGCTTACCGAGCTCTATATCTGGTAAATTGGGTTTATCGTTTCTTCACAGAGAATCACCAGCTCCGCTTGATTCGTAAGTTTCTCTGCCTACTCTTAGTAGACCTGTATGCCAATCTTCTTTTACTGTACATTACTAGCAGGTAATGACAATATCTACTGTTGGGTGCAGCTTGGCTATCAGGCCTGGTTCAGACAGCTCTTTATGCTGACTTTTTCTACTACTATATAAAGAGGTAACTTATATTTGCCCATTCAAGCTTGAACTCTAAAACCCACATTCACATTAATTAATATTTCATTATGTCTTTGTTTGCACAGCTGGAAGAACAACGAGAAATTACAGCTTCCTGCTTGAAGATGATCATTCTGATTTAATAACATAAATTAGgagttttttttgtgtttttaggcAAAGGTTCTAGATTTCTAGAGGTGGTTGGttatatattttaataataatcCGACTCTGGCCTGTTGAACAAGCAAACAAGAATCATAGTGGGTGATACCAATCAAAAGAATCAAAGTTTACTGACTCAGATtggtgtggtttgtggatggTTCAATTAGTTCCTCTCTGGGATTAACAAACTATGAGATATAAACAAAGCAAAGAAAGCAAGCCTATAATGATGACCTCGGGTCTCACCCATGCTTTCAGGCATGGCCTTGTATGTACAGCCTGTGGATCTAAAATCCTGTAGTCCAGAAGCTCATCAATAGATATCGGTATCTAAGGGTGTCAGTCGGTATGGTATCGGGAATCCATTACAGTTTCAGTACAGTACAGAAGATAGGAAGCAGATACCGAAGGTataatatactttttttttctttatgaaaaaggaaaatatatataaataaaggagcgctgttctctgtgccgcagcgcagcttgcacccaggcagttgggggtgggcacaatgaccaccctgcccctgcATCGGctctgcccatgtgcctgggtgcaggctgcgttgcggcacaaagaacattctaccataaataaaactaaaaagtCTTTACAATGGAAGAGTTAGCTTCAGTGTTTCTGGTGGCTTGCATAGCCAAACTTCCCAAGGAGCTGGCTAAAGTGTCATCATAACAGAATCGAAACTTTGCCAAGGAGAAATTATAAGTTACGTCTACTAGCTCTAAAAAAACAAGTCCATGGAATCTTAACATTGTCCGGTGTAGTTAGGACAGAGGCAGTATCCCTTGTGGTGCACCACACTTCCATGGATAAGATTCTGGTTGCCTTCCAACCTtcaggctccatttggttgcaagaggaataaaggaaagggaagtgaaattttcttaCTTAAAAACGGATCTTTTTTAATCATTACaccatgtgacaccatgtgacaccatgtgacaatatatctaactccaaatcatttcatatgtggttattaaatttcactttactttgcatctaattccctttggtttaaattgtaaaataaatattacatgtgaAATGTATCTTTACtcaatatgataagaaatttaagtagtttatacaatcacatggattacaaaagtttcttttttaagtttgaaaatttttcctttccttccctttaattctccttgcaaccaaacggagcctccACAATACTGATGAGTTCTGCTTCTATTTGATTTGTGGATGCTTGGTGACCTGCATCTGTTAGCATAATGCGACAATCTatcaaaaagtgaaaaaaaaccCAGTCTGACAGGCTTAGATCTGGGTTAGAAATGCTTGCACATATTAAAACATGACAAGGTATGGTAATGTCGAGCTGGAGAGAAGCTCGGTTCTCAATCTAACAGGGCAAGATACCCATACGCGCTTAGTCCAGTCACATGATAGAAAGAGATGTCATCTGGACTCATCACATGATCCACAAAAAGCACAAGTAGAATCGATCACCATCAATTTCGAAAGCATTGCATTGATAGGTAATCCTGCATTCAAGATATGTCAAAAGAAACTTTTAAATTTCGGATATAATCTGAGTTTctagaaagaaacaaaaagaccACCATTTTGCAAGGATGGGGCTGTAATGATTGTTAGAAAGGAATTTTGCATCTTGTTGGGttgaaaatctgatttttttggtgggagagggggggggggggaggggttgtaTTTGATGTTAAAGAGTATAATATAGTTGATTAACCATTGATGATTTAAGGACTCTGATTCGAATCTGAGAAGCCTGAACTTAGTACATATTATGTAGCATGGGATAGTAAGAAGATTAATGCCACACTTTCCCCCTAACGTTGCTCTAATTTTGACAAGGATGCATGTCAGATGCAACCCAGGcgtttctccccctcccctgtactactttttctttcccttttttttatgagaaacaGTAATATATTGATTAAAGCGAGAAAAACATATTTACATCATAGAGAAAGGGAGGGATAGTAGTCCTGTTGGTAATACCAAAAGTTGCTAGAGAGCAAAGTCTATTAGTCCATCTATTGTTTTTATATCTAAACTGTACATTTGCAAAGTTTAAAGTTTTTTCGGCTAGGTCCAAAAAACTAGGGACTATTGGCCATGGGATAGTTATATTCTCCATGTCAAGCAAAAGATTGAATAAGTTTTTGTCAGTGATCcaaatttctcttatttttctttccctttttgggtaagaaatgAATTATTCATTCAGTCAATAGCTTGTCTTCAGCCTTTAATGCTAGATGGTAAGCATAATCAACATCCAGCATCCGGTGTAACGATAAGATACCCCAGTTATCATTGCTGTCTTTGACAAAAGATTCCTTTCTAACCCAATCAATGCCTTAATTGGAGGAATTGAGTCCAACCTTATTcacggttcggtctggttcaaacttaGACCCAACTTCTTCCTCTCTGTCCAGGATCCCAATCTTTGTGATTCAGTGGTTCTTAAAATTAAGACCCACTCATCTTGGCTTGGGGGTCGCAATCCATTCACATACCAAGCCACCTTTTGAGCTCCTTTACTCTAATAAGTGGCTCATTTAAAGCGTTTCGATGAAATTCCTCAGTATATTCTTGAATGATTCTTTCTTGTTGACGAAAGTTTTGGAGTTTCTGGAAAAACGTCTGGATGGCAAAACGAAATATAGATTTTATTTTATCCAAAGAAAAATGAGAGTTTTGGTGGTGTAAAAAGAATCAGCATTTTTCAAGAGGACAAAGTTCTCACACACAAAATCCTTATCAAAACCTCAACAAAGAAAATTAGAGTTGGTGTAAAAAGAATCAACATTTTCACCGACTAGAAAGTTGGGACTTCTAGATATTGGATCCAAATAGCTAATTAGTAGGTCTAGAACATCTCATAGTTTAACACTTAATAACTATCTATTCAACCAATCATGAAAGCAGTTCTGATGATCTGACTCTCCCTTTTGGATGATCATCTGGTGAcccttttcattttattttattgggcaagagaatgctacctgggtgCGTGACCCCTGTGCTGGGGAGCAGCATACGCACAAGCATTACAAATGGTGCAATTTCCGCCTTTTTATGGGGTTGGGCGGTCATTTtgtctcccccccaccccctctttgttttttttttttttggtagaacccctccccctcttctgtCTAAGAGTATAGCGTTCTTTTACcgttattttattttgttacattCTTTAATTTTCTGAACCATGTCATGGATGGAATGTCCCAGTCCAGCCCAATCCAACCGTCTCTCAGCCTTCATTCTGGTTGTTCAAAGGTGAAGAGAACTTGAATAGTATTTGCTTCCTTTACCGCAAAGCCTCCTCTGAATATGAAAACTAGGCCAGTGGATAGATCATCTAGTTAGCATTTCTGTAAAAAGTCCATAAATCACCAGAGCTTTTACAAACATACTTCCTGAGATTAATCCTTCAGCATAGAGGATCGAGTGATGGATCCATGTTCTCACGCAACGATGGATTGGTGGCCGAACCATTTGGGTCATCAACGTCTAGGAATGTCCTTCCAAGAAGCCCTCAAGCAGTCGAGCTTTAGAGCCATGAGATGTTCTGAACAAGAAGGTCAAGCAACCCAACTGTGCTCCAAATTGATCGATGTTGTGAACTTCCATCATGAGCCAAATAAAAACGGCTGTAGAGTAGTCTTCTTGTTATAATGTATACTACAAACGATTGTTAGAAGTTTAAAACCAAGTGAACTTGAAGTGTTGCTATCATCCATACAAGGCTGAACATGTATTCTATAAATATTTTTCCTCTAAACcagtaaatttttatttttttttggttgttaaAGAACCAATTTATTCAGAAAAACGAGAAACACTCTTGAGATCTGGCTGAAACTGCTCAGATAAACAGAGATCGGAAATAGACTATGATGTCCTCGCGACGCACACACTACACAAACTATTTTCAATCCTTCCCTAAAGTTATCAGACTTCAGTTCTTCAACATCAGATCTTTAATGAGGCTCAAAATCTCATTCCGCATCTTGGCCACTGCTGATGGAACAACCTGCTCCTTCAAAGTAGAAAACCACAATGCAACATTGTCTTTGGACCCAGCACTTTCATGCCAATGGCATATCACTTTTGCAATGGCTAAAACATACAAACCACAATCATAACCATTCGTTTGTTGTGGTGTATCAGTGTATTCCAAATAGCGACCATCAGTTTCTGAACAAGAGGAACCTATAAACCCAAGCAAAGCTTTCCGTAGCCTCTTGGCATGTAAGCTATTGGATCCAGCGATGCTATCATGATGCACAAAAGTGTTTGTAGATCTCTCATATGCAAGTAGGGACCAATGAGTCCCACCTTCAGCCATGGTCACTTCATCATTATTATTGACAACCAATATAATGAGCTTCTTATCAGGAAGCTTGAGAGGTTCAGTGAAATCTTTAAGGCTCTCAAGTTCTGGACAGTTTGTAAGCCAAAAGGAGATTGAAGGTGGAACAAGTAAGATGTCTTTGGAGTGATAGCAAGAAGCCAGATAGCTGAAATATAACTCTATAATGCGGTCATTGAGGAAATGTGGACCACTTAGAATATCTAAATCTGATCTCCTCAGTATAACATCATTGTAATTAAGGATCTTCTCATTGTCTTTCAATGAACTCATGTGACAAGTCAGTTTCAAGAACCTGgcaaatgaaattaaaataagatgaGGCTAGAACCATATTATTGGAAGCTCAAAATATTTACATTAGTCAAAACAGATAAATTCAAATAATTTGAGCACTAGCTAACATATGGGAACACTAAAGCACGAAAAGCAATGCTTAAATTCAACAAGATACGCAGGTCACCTAAACTAGCAGTGTGTTGCAGTCAGATGAGTTTCAGGAACCACAGGTTGAATAAACTTAGCACACTAAAGGGTTCCTTGCCAATCTGAACCCTAACACTAGCTAGATCACAAGCAAGAAGAAGTGGTTACATGTTATTAAGTTCTCTCTACTTGGCAAGGAGGGGAAAAAAGGGATATGATTGTTGATTGGATCCCTTACTGGCACATTGATATATAGCTGATCACCTGTGCATTGCAGAttggataataaaaaaaaatcctgaaaATGATATAGACGTAGTTGTGATCcgatataaataagaaaagaaaaatgagatcAACCTAAACTATGTACGCTGTAGTgatttattaattttacattctCTTCAGGGGTGCCTATAGTGTTAATCTTCAAAGATCCATCTCCAGAAATTATGATGACTTCATTGTTCTCATGTAAGACCTTTTTGGTTCATTAGAACTATAAGCTCCTTCAAATCATTAGTTTAGATCAGTATGTGGACAGAGATTCTTTCAATTGTTGTTTTTGGCTATTGACAGGGCAGTCTTTGCCACTACCCTCATTCCTGTAGTCCCgccattctttcttttccttttggaatttcaGCAGTTCTAGCCGAGGCAAATCAACTGAAATGTGATCTCTCACTACCAGCCGACTTGTTAAGGAGGGATAAGTACTGCTGTTCAGAAAGGAGAAATAAGAAAGACAAGTTGctgatttctcttcttctatgtCTAGTTAAGAAATGGATGTCAGCTACCTGGCTGATGTAGCGGTTCTGCTTTCTAGTTGGTAATAAAACCAGTCTTTTTTAGTGTATGTACTATTTTATTAAACGCAACAGGTATAAGAAAGGGTTAAGAAAACATCAACTATGGAAAGCAGGAGTGAGCTCAGCAAATTATATCAGTTAaagataaataatatttttggtTGTTCGAGATAATGCTAGGACAATATTCTATATACAAACatggtagctttgtttctcttccttttcttcttccctttatcagggagggtgggggtggggcaTTTGTAATAGTGAAGACTAATCCCATACAAGAAAAATCCAGCTAGAGTCTAGTATAAACAAGCTTGCAGGAAAGAGAGCAGAACCAGAAAATTGAGTGAAACAGAAGTGCTGCAAGGGAGTTAACTAGTAGAAACTGATGTGTGAAACTTAATTGAAATGATAGAAATATAGAAGGGAACAGGAAAGGAATGTAGTGGCTTTCGAATCCACCAAAACCCGTGTAAAGAATTCACTCTTCTACTAAGGAATCCACCAAGCATACTACTACATTCACAGCAGTTAAAGTTCAGGAAATTTGAACTAATATATTATTTCAAATCGACGTAGAGCCATAGGCCATTACATCTATTTATAGTGTAACATTGCAAGTTACCCCAAATAGGATAGCATAAGTACACATACAGATACCCTTATCCAAAAGATAATTATGAAAAACAGAAACCTATTGTACTAAAAAAGTGACTCTAGAGACAGCGAAAAGATAGAGATAAGTCGAATTGCTAACATCAGGCTTATTCCAGTCAAAgataagataaaataataagaaagaagtGGAATAGAAAACAACTACTAACTAATAAATCAAATATTCCTACCTCTTAACGATGCAGATACATCAcagaaatgggcttattttagtggaaataagcatTGGTTGGGTTATGTACGTGTTAGTCCCATGTGTTTTtattgtaataggccactttaatggaccTAAATAATGGGTAGAAggtaggcatacgggattaggcttgCTTAGCTCTTTTTAACTTTAAGTTGTTTAATACGTTTTAAATTCCCTCACCTTGCAAGGGAAGGATTCCTTTTCTTATTATGGTTCTTTATATTAGCAATAGGATTTGATTTCCTAGTCAGGTTAGaatttcttatttcattttctataTAAAGCTTGTAAGAGCCCTTGGCTCATAGACTATTTATGATTAATGAAGTTTGAAGTTTCTTCAAGAATGCTAAGTGATTTGGTCATGGTGAGATGCTGATCCTGTTTGGTGTGAAGCCTTGGATAGCGGGATTCTAATCCAATTGGTGGGAAGTGAttgtcatagttgtcacggcggcatAGCagtccaaggcggtggaggcctGTCTAAGCGGAGCTTAAGCGGTAAAGGCGGTTTAGTGTTagttttccccctcccccccacccccccccccccaacactcAATACATGATGACATGATGCATCATAGTATcataccttatatcattaaaaattaaatttaagccacctcaagtcattaaaatgaaaaatcatacaCAACACATAAAAATTCAGAata containing:
- the LOC122644574 gene encoding NEDD8-specific protease 1, which encodes MFLKLTCHMSSLKDNEKILNYNDVILRRSDLDILSGPHFLNDRIIELYFSYLASCYHSKDILLVPPSISFWLTNCPELESLKDFTEPLKLPDKKLIILVVNNNDEVTMAEGGTHWSLLAYERSTNTFVHHDSIAGSNSLHAKRLRKALLGFIGSSCSETDGRYLEYTDTPQQTNGYDCGLYVLAIAKVICHWHESAGSKDNVALWFSTLKEQVVPSAVAKMRNEILSLIKDLMLKN